A portion of the Planctomycetota bacterium genome contains these proteins:
- a CDS encoding ABC transporter ATP-binding protein, translating into MTDIAGAPSDGAAHAQPALRCTDVHKSYTLGDARVAALRGCSLTIDRPGFYAIMGQSGSGKSTLLHLLAALDRPDSGEIHLGSRAVHALREREATLFRRREIGIVFQQFNLIPTLRARENVELPGLLAGEDARSLRARSGELLERLGLSARADHRPDALSGGEQQRVAIARALLFAPRVLFADEPTGNLDSASAQRLWELLAQIAREREMLVVMVTHEPAAAAHCERVFVLQDGVCRTSFETGGLDAPGVASRYQLAVRQG; encoded by the coding sequence GTGACCGACATCGCCGGGGCACCGTCCGACGGCGCGGCGCACGCACAGCCCGCGCTGCGCTGCACCGACGTGCACAAGTCGTACACGCTGGGCGACGCGCGCGTCGCGGCGCTGCGCGGGTGCTCGCTCACCATCGACCGCCCCGGCTTCTACGCCATCATGGGGCAATCCGGGAGCGGGAAGTCGACGCTGCTGCACCTGCTCGCGGCCCTCGACCGCCCCGACTCGGGCGAGATCCACCTGGGTAGCCGCGCGGTGCACGCGCTGCGCGAACGCGAGGCGACGCTCTTCCGCCGGCGCGAGATCGGGATCGTCTTCCAGCAGTTCAACCTGATCCCGACGCTGCGCGCACGAGAGAACGTCGAACTGCCCGGGCTGCTCGCGGGCGAAGACGCGCGATCGCTGCGCGCCCGCAGCGGGGAACTGCTCGAGCGCCTGGGGCTCTCCGCGCGGGCCGATCATCGGCCCGACGCGCTCTCCGGGGGCGAGCAGCAGCGCGTGGCGATCGCGCGGGCGCTGCTCTTTGCGCCGCGGGTGCTGTTCGCCGACGAGCCGACGGGCAACCTCGACTCGGCGAGCGCGCAGCGCCTGTGGGAGCTGCTCGCCCAGATCGCGCGCGAACGCGAGATGCTCGTGGTCATGGTGACGCACGAGCCCGCCGCCGCCGCACACTGCGAGCGCGTCTTCGTGCTGCAGGACGGCGTGTGCCGCACCTCGTTCGAAACGGGAGGACTGGATGCGCCCGGCGTGGCGTCTCGCTATCAGCTCGCTGTCCGCCAGGGGTAG
- the gcvH gene encoding glycine cleavage system protein GcvH — protein MPSPTDRVYSPSHEWHKVEGGVVTLGLTQFAVDQLTDVTFVEMKKPGFVFKAGDIVGEVESVKTTSDIYCFVSGEVVEVNPALADQPGLLNSDPYNAGWLLKARVTDAAGLSSCMDSKAYDAQHP, from the coding sequence ATGCCCAGCCCGACGGATCGCGTCTACTCCCCTTCCCACGAATGGCACAAAGTCGAGGGGGGCGTTGTCACGCTCGGCCTCACGCAGTTCGCGGTGGACCAACTCACCGACGTCACGTTCGTCGAGATGAAGAAGCCCGGGTTCGTCTTCAAGGCGGGCGACATCGTCGGCGAGGTGGAATCCGTGAAGACGACGAGCGACATCTACTGCTTCGTTTCGGGCGAAGTCGTTGAGGTCAATCCGGCGCTCGCCGATCAGCCGGGCCTTCTGAACAGCGACCCGTACAACGCGGGGTGGCTTCTCAAGGCACGCGTGACGGACGCCGCGGGACTTTCCTCGTGCATGGACTCCAAGGCGTACGACGCCCAGCACCCGTGA
- a CDS encoding TIM barrel protein, whose protein sequence is MLLTLSASCIRSLVLPPGRSKKPPAVGLLDLPAFVREQLGLAGLNLSTEVLAGADRGRLESLRERADRQGCACLLLVETDAQNFGGGTDAGANAVQRLTRVVEAAHILGCSAAAVRIVASDDDESLVKVAGRLRQAVERAEKLDLNVLIAPHTGLTERPERVTELLKKVGGFRVGTFPDFESASKSKDPAAYLHRLTPYATVVSASTVEFAPGKKPGAEPSVEAFRAGAWEHRPYSLSAYVGAIRAVGYDGPLAIDYRGAGDVTQGVRLSRDALLATIGGGDPARGDEEP, encoded by the coding sequence ATGTTGCTGACCCTCAGCGCGAGCTGCATCCGTTCCCTCGTTCTCCCGCCCGGGCGGAGCAAGAAGCCGCCGGCGGTGGGGCTGCTCGATCTGCCGGCGTTTGTTCGCGAACAGTTGGGGCTCGCGGGGCTGAATCTCTCGACCGAAGTTCTGGCGGGCGCCGACCGCGGCCGGCTGGAGAGCCTGCGCGAGCGCGCCGATCGCCAGGGCTGCGCGTGCCTGCTGCTGGTGGAGACCGACGCGCAGAACTTCGGGGGCGGCACCGACGCCGGCGCCAACGCCGTCCAGCGCCTCACCCGCGTCGTCGAAGCGGCGCACATCCTGGGGTGCAGCGCCGCGGCGGTGCGGATCGTCGCGAGCGACGACGACGAGTCGCTGGTGAAGGTGGCGGGGCGGCTGCGCCAGGCCGTCGAGCGTGCCGAGAAGCTCGACCTCAACGTCCTCATCGCGCCGCACACGGGCCTGACCGAGCGGCCCGAGCGCGTGACGGAACTCCTGAAGAAGGTCGGCGGGTTCCGCGTGGGAACCTTCCCGGACTTCGAGAGCGCGAGCAAGTCGAAAGACCCGGCGGCGTACCTGCATCGCCTGACGCCCTACGCCACCGTCGTGTCGGCGTCGACGGTGGAGTTCGCGCCCGGCAAGAAGCCCGGCGCCGAGCCGAGCGTGGAGGCGTTCCGCGCCGGCGCGTGGGAGCACCGCCCGTACTCGCTGAGCGCGTATGTGGGCGCGATCCGGGCGGTGGGGTACGACGGCCCGCTGGCGATCGACTACCGTGGCGCGGGCGACGTGACCCAGGGCGTGCGCCTCAGCCGCGATGCGCTGCTCGCCACCATCGGTGGGGGCGACCCCGCGCGTGGCGACGAGGAGCCCTGA
- the cmk gene encoding (d)CMP kinase, which produces MFRLDQPTIITIDGPAGTGKSSVARMLARRLGLDFLDTGAMYRAAALVALREGLDPADPVALVPRVVDADIRFDWSLDPPEVLVFGEPEARAIRSPAVTAIVSQVAGIRALRTHLVERQRDIARKHPRLVSEGRDQGSVVFPNAPVKFYLDASAAVRAARRARQLRDAGQPADEARLLDEIIARDRSDMGRADGPLVCPADAVLVDTSTLEFNGVVDELERIVRRRAAEP; this is translated from the coding sequence GTGTTCAGACTCGACCAGCCGACCATCATCACGATCGACGGGCCGGCGGGGACGGGCAAGTCGTCGGTCGCGCGGATGCTCGCGCGTCGCCTGGGCCTGGATTTCCTGGACACGGGCGCGATGTACCGGGCCGCGGCGCTCGTCGCGCTGCGCGAAGGCCTGGACCCGGCGGACCCCGTCGCCCTCGTGCCCCGCGTGGTCGACGCCGACATCCGGTTTGATTGGTCGCTCGACCCGCCCGAGGTGCTGGTGTTCGGCGAGCCCGAGGCACGCGCGATCCGGTCGCCGGCGGTGACGGCCATCGTCTCGCAGGTCGCGGGGATCCGCGCGCTGCGCACGCACCTGGTGGAGCGCCAGCGCGACATCGCCCGCAAGCACCCGCGCCTGGTCTCCGAGGGGCGTGACCAGGGCTCGGTCGTCTTCCCCAACGCCCCGGTGAAGTTCTACCTCGACGCGTCCGCCGCGGTGCGCGCCGCGCGCCGGGCGCGGCAGCTCCGCGACGCCGGGCAGCCCGCCGACGAGGCCCGCCTGCTCGACGAGATCATCGCGCGCGACCGCAGCGACATGGGACGCGCCGACGGCCCGCTCGTCTGCCCCGCCGACGCCGTTCTCGTCGATACCTCCACGCTCGAGTTCAACGGCGTGGTGGACGAACTCGAACGCATCGTCCGCCGCCGGGCGGCCGAGCCCTAG
- a CDS encoding lysophospholipid acyltransferase family protein, with translation MGTPLRARQPGASLARTLVYEACRRAARLTLRLCFGLRAQGVEHVPATGALLIVANHESYLDPPCIGSSVTQRHLTYVARAGLFAFKPFAWLIGTLNSIPIREDQGDAAAIREILARLARGQAVLIFPEGSRTPDGEMRDFKRGVALLLKRAKCPVVPAAIDGAFERWPVARRWPRVRGPRVRVLFGQPIPASTLLAEGTEQALAHVERDVRALRARLEGARTPPHRRDPAPGDTVPSP, from the coding sequence ATGGGAACACCACTTCGAGCACGCCAGCCCGGCGCCTCCCTGGCCCGAACGCTGGTGTACGAGGCGTGCCGTCGGGCGGCCCGGCTCACCCTCCGCCTCTGCTTCGGGCTGCGGGCGCAGGGCGTCGAGCACGTCCCCGCGACCGGTGCGCTGCTCATCGTCGCGAACCACGAGTCGTACCTCGACCCGCCCTGCATTGGCTCGTCCGTCACGCAGCGCCACCTGACGTACGTCGCCCGCGCCGGGCTCTTCGCGTTCAAGCCGTTCGCGTGGCTCATCGGCACGCTCAACTCCATTCCCATCCGCGAGGACCAGGGCGACGCCGCCGCCATCCGCGAGATCCTCGCCCGCCTCGCGCGCGGGCAGGCGGTGCTGATCTTCCCGGAGGGCTCGCGCACGCCGGACGGCGAGATGCGCGACTTCAAGCGGGGCGTTGCGCTGCTCCTCAAGCGCGCCAAGTGCCCCGTCGTGCCCGCCGCGATCGACGGCGCCTTCGAGCGCTGGCCTGTCGCGCGCCGGTGGCCCCGCGTGCGGGGCCCACGCGTCCGCGTCCTCTTCGGCCAGCCCATCCCCGCGTCGACGCTGCTCGCCGAGGGCACGGAGCAGGCCCTCGCGCACGTGGAGCGCGACGTGCGCGCCCTGCGCGCCCGCCTCGAGGGCGCACGCACGCCGCCCCACCGGCGCGACCCGGCCCCGGGTGATACCGTCCCCTCGCCATGA